ATTAATTTCATCGTAAGAAATAACCGTAATTACAATGTGCACTGAATTTAAAAATCCTTCTGGAAACAGTGGTCTAATCGGTCTATCAACAAGTCTTGAAATCAGTATTTCATCAGTTCCTGGCTTAGTTTCTCTTTTTATAAATCCCCCTGGAAACTTTCCAGAAGCATAAAATTTTTCGATATAATCCACAGTAAGTGGAAAAAAATCTTGTCCCTCTTTTACATCTTTACTTCGAGTGGCTGTAACTAAAAGTACAGTTCCTCCACAACTTATAACAACAGAACCTCCAGCTTGTCTTGCAATTTTTCCTGTACTTATTTTTATTTTTTGTCTTCCTAAATTAAATTCGCAAATTTTTTCATCAAACATTTTTCCTCCTAAATTTTTTTATTTTTTTAAGAAGAGAAGCAAATAATAGTAAAAACTTCCATAATTTACAAAAATCTTTACAATTACTTACTCCCCAAACTTCTTAAAATATAAATAATTATACCATTTTTTAACTCTTTTTACAATTTTTTTAAAAATATTTTATTTGATTTTTTCAAAATTAAAAATTTGCATATTATAAAAAATAATAGTATAATTTATGATATTAAACATTAGAAATTATAATTAAAACATAATTTTTTTGGGTGGTGAAAATTTTATATGGAATACGAAAAAAAGAAAATTGAAACTATGAGAAATTTTAATTTTTATTACATCAATATTATAAAAAATTTTTACAAAAATATTGTAAATTATGATTTTTCTCTAAATGAATATCGAATTTTAAACGAAATTAGTAACTTAAGAGACTGCACTTCAAAAAAGATTAGCAAAAATTTGCATTTGGAGAGTAATTTTGTGAATAGAACTTTGCGAAAATTTCAAAAAGATAATTTGGTTAAGAAAAAATTGTCACTTTTGGATAAAAGACTGCATTATTTCGATTTGACAAAAGAAGGGAAAAACAAATTGAAAATTTTTAATGAAATGTCTGAAAAAAAAACTGAAGAAATTTTTTCAAACTTGGATATTTACGACAGAGAAAGACTTGTAAAAGATATGTCTTCGATAAAAATGATTTTAAATGTCAACGATAAAATTAACTTGGAAAATATTTTTATTAGAGATACTTTAATTTATGGCGATATAAGTTACTTAATTTATATTTATAGCCTAATTTATATCCAAAAATATAATTTCCCACTGTCGTTTGAAGCAAATATCGTCAATTCTTTTTCAAATTTTTTCAAAACTTACGATGAAAAAAGCGATAAAATCTGGATTGTCGAATACAACAACGAAATCATAGGATTTTCTTGCATTATGGTAAACGATTATAAAGAAGCCGAACTTAGATGGTTTATTTTGCACCCAAATTACCGTTCAAAAGAATTAGAAAAATTACTTCTTACAAAAACTTTGGAATTTTGCTACAAAAAGAAATTTGAGAAAATTTTTACTTATGTTTCAGATGATTTAAAAAACGAAATAAAATTTTACGAAAATATTGGATTTAAAAAGACAGAAGATTTTAAAAATAATCCACTTAGAAAAAATATTAAAATGATTAAACTAGAAATGGAAATTTAGAAATGAGGTTTTAACTTGAAAAAAGCAGTAATACTAGATACAAGTGCAATTATTTACAGAAGCCACTTTGCACTTATGGGAATGAAAAACTCACAAGGTCTTCCAACAGGAGCTACATTTGGATTTATCAACACATTAGAAAATGTTATAAAAGAATTTAGTCCAGATTATTTGGTTGCTTGTCTTGATGTAAAAAGAGATGAACTTGAGAGAAGTGATGAGCTTGAAACATACAAAGCAAACAGAGAAAGTATGCCAGAAGAAATCGTTGCACAGCTTAATATTATAATGGAAGTCTTAGATGGCTATAACATTCCAAAATACAAAAAAAAGGGACAGGAAGCCGACGATGTAATTGCAACATTTGCGACAAATTTTTCAAAAGACGAAGAGCCAATACAAACTTTTATTATAACTGGAGATAAAGATTTGACTCAGCTTGTAAACGAAAAAATAAATATTGCACTACTTGGAAAAGGTAATGGAAAAGACTCAAACTTTAAATATATAAGAAATGACGATGATGTTATTGACTATTTAGGAGTTAGTCCAGATAAAATTCCTGATTTATTCGGACTTATGGGAGACAAGTCTGATGGAATTCCTGGAGTTACAGGGATTGGTCCTAAAAATGGTGTAAAACTTATAACAACTTATCAAAATTTGGAAAATTTATACAAAAATATTGACGACTTGAAGGGAAAACAGAAGGAAAATCTTATAAACGACAAAGAAAAGGCTTTTTTAAGCAGAGAACTGGCAACTGTAAAAAGAGAGCTTGAAATTGAATATGACAAAAATAAATTGAAATTTGAAAACAAAAATTTTGAAAAACTTTTTGAAATTTATAAAAAGATGGAATTTAAAAGATTTAGCGAAAATTTAGAAGAAGAAAGAAAAAGAGTTTTGAATCAAAATTTGAAAAATTCTGACGAAATTAGTGAAGAAGATAGAAAAATGCAATTAAAACTCCAAAAAGAAATTGAAGAAATGGAAGAAAAGAAAAAAAGAATTTTGGAAGAAGAAGCTGAATATGACAAAGAAAATCCAATTTTTAATGGAATTTCAAATTTTTATTCAAATAAAAATAATTCAGAAAAATTGGATACTTTGAATATTTTAGAAATAAAAAAAGAAATCTTTCAAAAAAATAAAAACAATAAAAATATAGACTATAAAATTGCAAATTGGAACAATGCTCACGAAATAATAAAAGAAATGGAAAATAAAATTGCGATTTTTGAAAATATCTTTGGACTTTCAATTTTTGACGGAAATGAAAATGTTATTCTTTTAAATAGCGATTTAGAAAAAGCTTTAAACGCCGAAAAAACTGTTCAGAATAATTTGTTTGACAAAATAGAAAGTTGTGATAATAAAAATATTTCTAAAATTTATGAAGAGCTAAATAAAAAAGAAATTATCGCTTACAATATAAAAGAATATATGAAAAAGCACTCAAATTATTTCGATGCCATTATTTCTGGAAAAAATTATTCTTTTTCTCCTTTAAGAAATGAAAATAAAAATACTGAAATTGACTACACAATTAAAAGTAAAAATTATTTTGATGTTATGATTGCTTCATATGTTCTTGAAACTGAAGGAGAAAATGAAATTGAAAATATCATAAAAAATGAACTGGAAGTTGAAATTTCGTCATTTGAAACTGAATTTCAGAAAGAGCGACGAAAAAGAAATTTTGATGGATTGAGCGATAAAATAAAAGCTGAATTTCTGGCAATTCGTGGATTTTACATTTATAATCTTGAAAAAATATTAAAAGTCGAATTAAAAAATAACGGTCTGCTTGAAGTTTACGAAAATTTGGAAAGCAAGTTAATTCCCGTACTTGCACAAATGGAAGAAAATGGAATTAAAATTGATAAAAATTATTTTAAAAATTTTGAAAATGAATTAAACGAAAAAATTAATAAATTAATTTTAAATATTCACAAAATTGCAGACGACGAAGAATTTAATATTGATTCGTCTCAACAGCTTGGAGAAATTTTATTCGAAAAAATGCAAATTCCAGTTGTGAAAAAAACGAAAACTCGATATTCGACCGATGTGGAAGTCTTAGAAAAAATTGCAGATGATAATGAATTGAGCGATGAAAAACGAGAGATTGCTAAGAATTTACTGGAATACAGAGCATTTAAAAAGCTGCTTTCGACTTACATCGAACCAATTCCGCAATATGCTGATAAAGATGACCGAATTCACACAACTTTTAACCAAAATGGAACTGCGACTGGAAGACTGTCTTCTGCCAATCCAAATTTACAAAATATTCCAGCTAGAACTGACGACGGAATGAGAATCAGAACTGGATTTGTCGCACAAGACGGATACAGCTTAATTTCATTTGATTATTCGCAAATTGAGTTAAGAGTTCTTGCCGAACTTTCAAAAGACAAAACTTTAATTTTTGCCTACAAAGAAGATAAAGATTTGCATGATTTAACTGCAAGAAAAATATTTTTAAAAAATGATGACGAAAAAGTTTCAAGAGAAGAGAGAAGTATCGCAAAAGTCATTAATTTTAGCATTCTTTACGGAAAAACTAATTTTGGACTGTCTAAAGAACTTAATATTTCAGTCGGAGATGCCGCACAATATATAAAAACTTATTTTGAAGAATATCCAAGAGTTCAGAAATTTTTGAACATCGTAACTGAAACAGCTAAACTTCATAATTTTGTAGAAACTTTTTATGGAACGAGAAGATATATAAAAGGAATTGATTCACAAAATAAAAATACTCTGGCACAGGCGATTAGAATGGCTGTAAATACTGTTGTTCAAGGGACTGCGGCAAATGTTATAAAAATTGTCATGATAAAACTTCACGAAGAATTGAAAAACGATGAAAATATAAAAATGCTGCTGCAAGTTCACGATGAGCTGATTTTTGAAGTAAAAGACGGATTTGAAGAAATTTATATGAAAAAAATTAAAGATATTATGGAAAATACCGTAAAATTTGAAAAAGTTCCACTAAAAGCAAATGGGAATATTGCTAAAAATTGGGGACTTTTGAAATAAAATTTTTTTAAAAAAAAATTACATACAATCATACAATAAAAATTAAAATAAACCTGCTTTAGAACTCTTAAAATTCACTCCAAAACAGGTTTATTTTCTTAGATAAAAAAACAAAAAACGATAATAAATTTTAGAAAATTAAAACATAATTTTTTGATAAGCATAATAAAAATTTCTTTATCACTGAAAATTACATAAGTATCCATATAAAAATTTTTGACACTTTTTAAATAAAATTTAAAAAAAATAAAATATCAATATATAATTTTTATATTTTTTCCAAAATTCTCTTTCTTTTATCAAATGTTACAATTTCATCTATTCCAAATTTTTTCACATATTCTGCCGCTTCTTTTATATTCATTCCAACATGTTCACTATAATGAGCGTCACTCGATAAAATAACAGGAATATCATACTCTTTCACATATTTCATAAAATCTTTGTACGGTGTAATTTCTTTTATCGGATAACGATAAGAAGTCCCTGTATTTACATCCACAATCATATTATTTTTTTTCAAAACTTGCGCTGTATTTTTTAGCAAATCTTCAACTTCACTCGGATTCGGAATATTTTTAAACAGTCTTAAATTAAAAGGATGTCCTAAAATATCGTAATATCCAGTGTTTGCCACAGCTTCAATTTCTTTTGCGTAATCACGCCAAATTTGAGTTAAGTTTTCATCTACAAATTTATGCTTCAATGCGCTAAAATCAAATCCCCAGCCTTTTATAAAATGAATTGAAACTATTAAATAATCAAATTCATATTTTGACAAAATTTCCTGAGCTTTTTTTTGATTTTTGAAATTACAAACTTCAATTCCCCATTTTACAGGATATCCCCGTTTTTTTAACGAATCTATGTAATCTTTATATTCATCAAGCGTGTGAACAAACTTCGTTTTCTGCTCAAGCCATTTTTTCTGAAAATTTCCAACTTCACTGTCGTCCAAAATTAATTCGTCATAATACAAATCCTTAAATTCTTTAAACCCATGCGTATGCTCTGTTATTCCAATTTCATTAAGTCCCATTTTTTTTGCTTGTTCAAAAAAAGGATTTACAAATTCGTCTGTATAACTCCCATATTCAAAGTGCATATGATAATCGTTTAACATAAAAATCCTCACTTTCTATATTTTTTATGATTTTAATTATATCATTAAAATTTTTTTATTTCAAACTTTATATTTTTAAAAATTTTTTTATTTTATTAAATCCTAAAAATTATTTGACTTAATTGACTTTTTTTACTATAATAATATTATAATAATATTTAGGAGGAATTTAAGATGAAAATTGTAGTTTTCGATGCAAAACCATATGACATTGAGTTTTTTAACAAATGGAACAAAGAATTTGGTGCGCAAATTACATATTTTGAAGAAAAATTAAGTTTAAAAAATGTAATGCTTACAAAATACCAAGATGTTGTTTGTACATTTGTAAATGATGATTTAAATGAAAAAGTATTAAACATACTTTCAAAAAATGGAGTAAGAGTGGTTGCAGCAAGATGTGCTGGTTATAACAACATCAACTTAAAAGCAGCTCGTGAAAACAGAATTACTGTTTTAAGGGTTCCAGCTTACTCTCCATACGCTGTTGCTGAACATGCACTAGCTCTACTTATGTCAGTAAACAGAAAAACTCACAAAGCTTATAACAGAACAAGAGAAGGAAACTTCAGCCTAGCAGGATTAACTGGAATGGACTTAAACGGAAAAACTGCTGGAATTATTGGAACTGGTAGAATAGCAAGAATTTTCATAAGAATTTTAAATGGATTAGGAATGAAAGTTATTGGTTATGATAAATTCCCTAATGAACAAGCTGCAAAAGAAGAAAATTTCACTTATGTGACATTAGATGAAGTATTTGCAAAATCTGATGTAATTTCATTGCATTGTCCATTATTCCCTGAAACAAGACATACAATTAACAAAGATACTATTGCTAAGATGAAAGACGGTGTTATTATCATTAATGCTGCCAGAGGTGGATTAATTGATACAGAAGCATTAGTTGAAGGATTAAAAGATAAAAAAATTGGTGGTGCTGGACTTGATGTTTATGAAAATGAAAGCAGCTACTTCTTTGAAGATGAATCAGCAAGTGTGCTAGAAGATGATTTATTAGCTAGATTGTTATCATTTAACAATGTTGTGCTAACTTCTCACCAAGCGTTCTTAACAAAAGAAGCACTAGATAACATCGCTGAAGCAACATTTAACAATATTTTATCTTATGTTAAAGAAGAACCACTAAAAAATGAAGTTTGGTATAACGAAG
This genomic stretch from Leptotrichia sp. oral taxon 218 harbors:
- a CDS encoding bifunctional helix-turn-helix transcriptional regulator/GNAT family N-acetyltransferase, encoding MEYEKKKIETMRNFNFYYINIIKNFYKNIVNYDFSLNEYRILNEISNLRDCTSKKISKNLHLESNFVNRTLRKFQKDNLVKKKLSLLDKRLHYFDLTKEGKNKLKIFNEMSEKKTEEIFSNLDIYDRERLVKDMSSIKMILNVNDKINLENIFIRDTLIYGDISYLIYIYSLIYIQKYNFPLSFEANIVNSFSNFFKTYDEKSDKIWIVEYNNEIIGFSCIMVNDYKEAELRWFILHPNYRSKELEKLLLTKTLEFCYKKKFEKIFTYVSDDLKNEIKFYENIGFKKTEDFKNNPLRKNIKMIKLEMEI
- the polA gene encoding DNA polymerase I, giving the protein MKKAVILDTSAIIYRSHFALMGMKNSQGLPTGATFGFINTLENVIKEFSPDYLVACLDVKRDELERSDELETYKANRESMPEEIVAQLNIIMEVLDGYNIPKYKKKGQEADDVIATFATNFSKDEEPIQTFIITGDKDLTQLVNEKINIALLGKGNGKDSNFKYIRNDDDVIDYLGVSPDKIPDLFGLMGDKSDGIPGVTGIGPKNGVKLITTYQNLENLYKNIDDLKGKQKENLINDKEKAFLSRELATVKRELEIEYDKNKLKFENKNFEKLFEIYKKMEFKRFSENLEEERKRVLNQNLKNSDEISEEDRKMQLKLQKEIEEMEEKKKRILEEEAEYDKENPIFNGISNFYSNKNNSEKLDTLNILEIKKEIFQKNKNNKNIDYKIANWNNAHEIIKEMENKIAIFENIFGLSIFDGNENVILLNSDLEKALNAEKTVQNNLFDKIESCDNKNISKIYEELNKKEIIAYNIKEYMKKHSNYFDAIISGKNYSFSPLRNENKNTEIDYTIKSKNYFDVMIASYVLETEGENEIENIIKNELEVEISSFETEFQKERRKRNFDGLSDKIKAEFLAIRGFYIYNLEKILKVELKNNGLLEVYENLESKLIPVLAQMEENGIKIDKNYFKNFENELNEKINKLILNIHKIADDEEFNIDSSQQLGEILFEKMQIPVVKKTKTRYSTDVEVLEKIADDNELSDEKREIAKNLLEYRAFKKLLSTYIEPIPQYADKDDRIHTTFNQNGTATGRLSSANPNLQNIPARTDDGMRIRTGFVAQDGYSLISFDYSQIELRVLAELSKDKTLIFAYKEDKDLHDLTARKIFLKNDDEKVSREERSIAKVINFSILYGKTNFGLSKELNISVGDAAQYIKTYFEEYPRVQKFLNIVTETAKLHNFVETFYGTRRYIKGIDSQNKNTLAQAIRMAVNTVVQGTAANVIKIVMIKLHEELKNDENIKMLLQVHDELIFEVKDGFEEIYMKKIKDIMENTVKFEKVPLKANGNIAKNWGLLK
- a CDS encoding histidinol-phosphatase, whose protein sequence is MLNDYHMHFEYGSYTDEFVNPFFEQAKKMGLNEIGITEHTHGFKEFKDLYYDELILDDSEVGNFQKKWLEQKTKFVHTLDEYKDYIDSLKKRGYPVKWGIEVCNFKNQKKAQEILSKYEFDYLIVSIHFIKGWGFDFSALKHKFVDENLTQIWRDYAKEIEAVANTGYYDILGHPFNLRLFKNIPNPSEVEDLLKNTAQVLKKNNMIVDVNTGTSYRYPIKEITPYKDFMKYVKEYDIPVILSSDAHYSEHVGMNIKEAAEYVKKFGIDEIVTFDKRKRILEKI
- a CDS encoding 2-hydroxyacid dehydrogenase; the encoded protein is MKIVVFDAKPYDIEFFNKWNKEFGAQITYFEEKLSLKNVMLTKYQDVVCTFVNDDLNEKVLNILSKNGVRVVAARCAGYNNINLKAARENRITVLRVPAYSPYAVAEHALALLMSVNRKTHKAYNRTREGNFSLAGLTGMDLNGKTAGIIGTGRIARIFIRILNGLGMKVIGYDKFPNEQAAKEENFTYVTLDEVFAKSDVISLHCPLFPETRHTINKDTIAKMKDGVIIINAARGGLIDTEALVEGLKDKKIGGAGLDVYENESSYFFEDESASVLEDDLLARLLSFNNVVLTSHQAFLTKEALDNIAEATFNNILSYVKEEPLKNEVWYNEETGKIVEGLRK